A window from Malania oleifera isolate guangnan ecotype guangnan chromosome 7, ASM2987363v1, whole genome shotgun sequence encodes these proteins:
- the LOC131160624 gene encoding uncharacterized protein LOC131160624 — MRGRWCSLGTKQICCRELVWCEGGGVRTGSQRSESWRETTSTEMTTKEVGVDEDREPSLIHNLQRKLVGTCCNRGGADLARRRSGDKKCTTSLMLCDGRFRLALSANRKVTARLKLEVRKSELQTEDQAG, encoded by the coding sequence ATGCGAGGGAGGTGGTGTTCGTTGGGGACGAAGCAGATCTGCTGCCGGGAATTAGTCTGGTGCGAGGGAGGTGGTGTTCGAACAGGGTCTCAGAGATCCGAAAGTTGGAGGGAGACGACGTCAACGGAGATGACGACGAAGGAAGTCGGCGTCGACGAGGATAGGGAGCCGTCGTTAATACACAATTTGCAGAGAAAACTGGTGGGGACCTGCTGCAACCGTGGAGGTGCAGATCTGGCGAGGCGTAGATCCGGCGACAAGAAATGCACAACAAGCTTGATGCTGTGTGACGGGAGGTTCAGGCTGGCACTGTCGGCAAACAGGAAGGTGACGGCGAGGCTGAAGCTGGAGGTGAGGAAGTCAGAGCTGCAGACGGAAGACCAAGCTGGATGA